One Bartonella tribocorum CIP 105476 genomic window carries:
- the hisS gene encoding histidine--tRNA ligase produces the protein MSLKQEKTKARLPRGFVDRTSAQLYATETMIAQIREVYELYGFEALETPIFEYTDVLGKFLPDSDRPNAGVFSLQDDDEQWMSLRYDLTAPLARYFAENFETLPKPYRSYRLGFVFRNEKPGPGRFRQFMQFDADIVGTPTVAADAEICMMAADSLEKLGIKPHDYAIRLNNRKILESVLQLIGLGESGQSEKRLTVLRAMDKLDKFGPEGVRLLLGKGRLDESGDFTKGAELQDKEIECILSLLTIEAKTAEETLDILRQIVGQSDQGLEGVRELEEMQTIFAVNGYHNRIKIDPSVVRGLEYYTGPVFEAALLFDVLNDDGQKVVFGSVGGGGRYDGLVARFRGENIPATGFSIGISRLIAALQNLEKLPVKNSLGPVVVLMMDKEPEAVACYQKMVMQLRNAGICAEFYLGASGIKAQMKYADRRQAPCVIIQGSQERESGKIQIKDLIEGARLSHEIKDNQTWRESRPAQVMVDEEQLVQTVQDILAAQKR, from the coding sequence ATGTCATTGAAACAAGAAAAAACCAAAGCCCGTTTACCTCGTGGTTTTGTTGATCGCACAAGTGCACAATTGTATGCCACTGAAACCATGATTGCGCAAATTCGTGAAGTTTATGAACTTTACGGTTTTGAAGCACTTGAAACACCCATTTTTGAATATACGGATGTGTTGGGGAAGTTTTTACCTGATTCAGATCGTCCCAATGCAGGGGTTTTTTCGCTCCAAGATGATGATGAACAATGGATGTCTTTGCGCTATGATTTGACAGCTCCTCTTGCGCGTTATTTTGCTGAAAATTTTGAAACGTTACCAAAACCCTATCGCAGTTATCGGCTTGGTTTTGTTTTTCGCAATGAAAAGCCTGGACCAGGGCGGTTTCGGCAATTTATGCAATTTGATGCGGATATTGTTGGAACACCAACCGTTGCGGCGGATGCTGAAATTTGCATGATGGCAGCAGATAGTTTGGAAAAATTAGGTATTAAGCCGCATGATTATGCCATTCGTTTGAATAACCGAAAAATTCTGGAAAGTGTTTTGCAGTTGATTGGCTTAGGGGAAAGCGGGCAGAGTGAAAAGCGCTTAACGGTTCTTCGAGCAATGGATAAACTGGATAAATTTGGTCCTGAAGGCGTGCGTTTGCTTTTAGGCAAGGGGCGTTTGGACGAAAGTGGTGATTTTACAAAAGGAGCTGAACTTCAAGATAAAGAGATTGAGTGTATTCTTTCTCTACTCACGATAGAAGCGAAAACGGCAGAAGAAACGCTTGATATTCTCAGACAAATCGTTGGTCAAAGTGATCAAGGGCTTGAAGGGGTTCGCGAACTTGAAGAAATGCAAACGATCTTTGCGGTCAATGGGTATCACAATCGTATTAAAATTGACCCTTCGGTGGTCCGTGGATTGGAATATTATACGGGACCTGTTTTTGAGGCGGCATTGCTTTTTGATGTTCTCAATGATGATGGGCAAAAAGTTGTCTTTGGTTCTGTTGGGGGGGGGGGGCGTTATGATGGGCTGGTTGCGCGGTTTCGTGGAGAAAATATTCCAGCAACAGGTTTTTCAATAGGGATTTCACGTTTGATTGCTGCTTTGCAAAACCTTGAAAAATTGCCGGTAAAAAATAGTCTTGGACCTGTTGTGGTGCTGATGATGGATAAAGAGCCAGAAGCTGTTGCATGCTATCAAAAAATGGTGATGCAATTGCGAAATGCGGGAATTTGTGCGGAATTTTATTTAGGGGCATCGGGAATTAAAGCGCAGATGAAATATGCGGACCGGCGTCAAGCTCCTTGTGTGATCATCCAAGGTTCACAAGAACGTGAGAGCGGAAAAATACAGATCAAAGATTTAATTGAAGGAGCGCGTTTGTCTCATGAAATTAAGGATAATCAAACATGGCGTGAAAGCCGTCCTGCACAAGTGATGGTGGATGAAGAGCAATTGGTGCAAACCGTACAAGACATTTTAGCCGCCCAAAAACGGTAA
- the pyrF gene encoding orotidine-5'-phosphate decarboxylase, with product MFCSAFFKNSEKYGPLCVGFDPSHKVLQSWNLSCDYKGLKDFCDILLTAVVGKVGIIKPQAAFFELYGVEGLQVLKELIENAQKQGLLVLVDTKRGDIGSTAEAYGKAWLGVNSPFKADAITVNPFLGFDALIPLIKIAEETKTAAFMVVQSSNPEGKDIRNARIGDQTVSVHLAERIFDYNSQSSSQYRHVGPIGAVIGATLGCDAKETIEQLENSLFLVPGIGAQGGTITQLTQQFPQRLWQNIIPSISRSITEAGRKSVDLKSVIHNFAEQSKNTLLS from the coding sequence ATGTTTTGTTCAGCTTTTTTTAAAAATAGTGAAAAATATGGCCCCCTTTGTGTGGGGTTTGATCCGAGTCATAAAGTTTTACAATCATGGAATTTGAGCTGCGATTATAAAGGTCTAAAAGATTTTTGCGATATCCTTTTAACAGCGGTTGTGGGGAAGGTGGGGATCATAAAGCCGCAAGCTGCATTTTTTGAATTATATGGGGTGGAAGGGCTTCAAGTTTTGAAAGAACTCATTGAAAATGCACAGAAACAAGGTTTATTGGTTCTCGTTGATACAAAAAGAGGGGATATTGGTTCTACCGCTGAAGCTTACGGTAAAGCTTGGCTTGGCGTCAATAGTCCCTTCAAAGCCGATGCTATAACAGTCAATCCTTTTTTAGGGTTTGATGCTCTTATTCCGTTGATAAAGATTGCAGAAGAAACAAAAACGGCTGCCTTTATGGTTGTTCAATCGTCTAATCCGGAGGGTAAAGATATTCGCAATGCACGCATTGGCGATCAAACGGTTTCTGTTCATTTGGCAGAGCGTATTTTTGACTATAATAGCCAATCTTCAAGTCAATATCGTCATGTTGGTCCTATCGGGGCGGTTATTGGTGCAACATTAGGCTGTGACGCAAAAGAGACAATTGAACAGTTAGAAAATAGCCTGTTTCTCGTTCCTGGCATTGGGGCTCAAGGGGGAACAATAACACAATTAACTCAGCAGTTTCCTCAAAGGCTATGGCAGAATATTATTCCTTCAATTTCAAGGTCAATTACAGAGGCTGGTCGAAAGAGTGTTGATTTAAAAAGTGTTATTCATAACTTTGCCGAGCAATCTAAAAACACACTTCTATCTTAA
- a CDS encoding YrzE family protein, whose translation METRIPEGTSFDTNFLGETSLETKYSFFHTPISWSAIFAGLITALAVSICLSFLIAALGLSQMDFTSSSPFIGSFLSMGIGSLIVMLISLALGGFVAGRFAEISGALHGFLTWALITLLMTLQAIHVVSSTANLSAKAVGKSTSMIQQTVDNLPSLLSKINSESFEKFFAEKRDNGINFDQLGSELRTLLNKSDIPALNPERLKQTYQAALNDIGSAITAFKNNPSHYRSTLKNLGDSLSHRIEALTEKFDQSDIIKALMNNGMSRTDAQTTVNRAIHIYQRAEEKTEQAVKALEKQAGTLSQKLDTKAKNALQMADKATTKASHMGWWGFLGSLIGALISSIFGYYGYRSQKDFFKL comes from the coding sequence ATGGAAACCCGCATTCCTGAAGGCACATCTTTCGATACGAATTTTCTAGGAGAAACATCTCTAGAAACAAAATATTCATTTTTTCATACACCTATTTCATGGTCTGCCATTTTTGCTGGATTGATAACAGCTCTTGCCGTCTCAATCTGCCTCTCTTTCCTCATTGCCGCTTTAGGCTTAAGCCAAATGGACTTTACCTCGTCCTCCCCTTTTATAGGTTCTTTTCTCTCTATGGGTATTGGCTCCCTCATCGTTATGCTGATAAGCCTTGCTTTGGGGGGCTTTGTAGCCGGACGTTTTGCTGAAATCTCAGGGGCTCTTCATGGTTTCTTAACCTGGGCGCTCATAACACTGCTGATGACGCTCCAAGCCATCCACGTGGTTTCTAGTACAGCAAACTTAAGCGCTAAAGCGGTTGGAAAAAGCACTTCTATGATCCAACAAACCGTCGACAACCTCCCTTCCCTACTGTCAAAAATAAACAGCGAAAGCTTTGAAAAGTTTTTTGCAGAAAAACGCGACAATGGAATTAATTTTGACCAACTTGGCAGTGAGTTGCGCACCCTTCTCAACAAAAGTGATATTCCGGCCCTCAATCCTGAACGCTTGAAACAAACCTATCAGGCTGCGCTCAACGATATTGGTTCTGCGATAACCGCTTTCAAAAATAATCCTTCGCATTATCGCAGCACTCTGAAAAATCTAGGGGATAGTCTTTCTCATCGCATAGAAGCTCTAACGGAAAAATTTGATCAAAGTGATATCATCAAAGCCTTGATGAACAATGGCATGTCGCGTACAGATGCACAAACAACAGTCAACCGTGCCATCCATATCTATCAAAGGGCAGAAGAAAAAACGGAACAAGCCGTCAAAGCCCTAGAAAAACAAGCCGGTACCTTGTCTCAAAAGCTTGATACAAAGGCAAAAAATGCTCTTCAGATGGCTGATAAAGCCACAACAAAAGCATCACACATGGGATGGTGGGGCTTTTTAGGAAGTCTGATTGGTGCCCTAATTTCCAGCATTTTTGGCTATTATGGTTACAGAAGCCAAAAAGATTTTTTCAAGCTTTAA
- a CDS encoding site-specific DNA-methyltransferase produces the protein MKKLDSKSMDIVKQNIQQLKQLFPEVFSEGKINFDQLQELLGNYLVKNEDHYNFTWHGKRAASRLAQTPSTGTLRPCKKESVDWDTTQNLFIEGDNLEVLKLLQKPYHRQVKMIYIDPPYNTGNDFVYKDDFKDGIQNYLEMTRQLDNEGKKIGTNSSSAGRYHTNWLNMMYPRLKLARNLLRDDGVIFISIDDNEVHNLRKLCDEVFGEENFIAQFTWRKTDNQANIGNIARVKEYIILYSKESKTLKLNKMRLTERAKKEYRYKDNHGFYRRSILLDKTRGRHFYKITTPSGTILEGPWMINEKDFQDLSSKQAIYWATGKTELPYGKIYLHESQGQIANDFLSIEFGTNQEAGVALENLFNARYFDFPKPLSLIKHFLTIATNDDLILDFFAGSGTTAHAVMQLNAEDGGKRRCISVQLPEPTDEKSEAFKAGYKNIAEISKERLRRAGKKIKEEQSAQLDFNENGGIDTGFKVFKLDSSNIKRWEADFDTLETDLINAVDYLKRDRSNEDLLYEILLKYGFDLTVSIEMRLLAQKNVYIIGHGALIVCLDTDIDMDVINSIGTLKEELQPDIMRVVFKDDSFKDDIVKTNALMCLKRYGIADVKSL, from the coding sequence ATGAAAAAGCTAGACAGCAAAAGCATGGATATCGTGAAACAAAATATTCAACAGTTGAAACAACTGTTCCCTGAAGTATTTTCAGAGGGAAAAATTAACTTTGACCAACTGCAAGAACTTTTAGGAAATTACCTAGTTAAAAACGAAGACCATTATAATTTCACATGGCATGGGAAACGTGCAGCAAGTCGTCTTGCTCAAACACCAAGTACAGGAACGCTACGCCCTTGCAAAAAAGAAAGTGTAGATTGGGACACCACACAAAATCTGTTCATTGAAGGTGACAATCTTGAAGTTTTAAAACTTTTGCAAAAACCCTATCACCGTCAAGTAAAAATGATTTATATCGACCCTCCTTATAATACGGGTAATGATTTTGTTTATAAAGATGACTTTAAAGACGGTATACAAAACTATCTTGAAATGACAAGGCAATTGGATAACGAAGGCAAAAAAATAGGAACAAATTCAAGCAGTGCAGGTCGCTACCATACCAACTGGCTAAATATGATGTATCCACGCCTCAAACTCGCACGGAACCTGCTACGCGATGATGGTGTCATTTTTATTTCCATTGATGATAATGAGGTACATAATCTACGTAAATTATGTGATGAAGTCTTTGGTGAAGAAAATTTTATTGCACAGTTTACTTGGAGAAAAACCGACAACCAAGCCAATATTGGAAATATTGCACGGGTTAAAGAATATATCATTCTTTATTCTAAGGAATCAAAAACCTTAAAATTAAATAAAATGCGCTTAACAGAGAGGGCAAAAAAAGAATATCGGTATAAAGACAACCATGGATTCTATAGACGATCTATTTTATTGGATAAAACCAGAGGACGACATTTTTATAAAATAACCACACCTTCTGGAACTATTTTAGAAGGACCTTGGATGATAAATGAAAAAGATTTTCAAGATCTCTCTTCCAAACAAGCCATATATTGGGCAACAGGAAAAACTGAGCTCCCCTATGGAAAAATTTATCTCCATGAAAGCCAAGGACAAATAGCCAATGATTTTCTTTCTATTGAATTTGGTACCAACCAAGAAGCGGGAGTAGCGTTAGAAAACCTTTTCAATGCTCGTTACTTTGATTTTCCTAAACCGCTTTCATTAATAAAGCACTTTCTAACCATAGCAACTAATGATGACCTCATTCTTGACTTTTTTGCAGGTTCTGGGACGACAGCGCATGCGGTCATGCAATTGAATGCCGAGGATGGCGGCAAACGGCGTTGCATTTCAGTGCAACTACCCGAGCCCACAGACGAAAAATCCGAAGCTTTTAAAGCGGGCTATAAAAATATTGCTGAAATATCCAAAGAGCGTCTTCGCCGTGCTGGGAAAAAAATCAAAGAAGAACAAAGTGCTCAACTAGATTTCAATGAAAATGGTGGCATTGACACAGGTTTTAAGGTTTTTAAACTTGATAGTTCGAATATCAAACGCTGGGAAGCAGATTTCGACACACTTGAAACAGACCTGATTAATGCTGTGGACTATCTCAAGCGGGATCGTTCCAATGAAGACCTGCTTTATGAAATTCTTCTCAAATATGGGTTTGATCTCACTGTTTCCATAGAAATGCGTCTCCTTGCCCAAAAAAATGTCTACATTATTGGACATGGCGCTTTGATTGTCTGCTTAGATACAGATATCGATATGGATGTCATCAATAGCATTGGCACCCTTAAAGAAGAGCTACAGCCGGATATTATGCGCGTTGTGTTCAAAGATGACAGTTTTAAAGATGATATCGTTAAAACCAATGCTCTGATGTGCCTAAAACGCTATGGTATTGCTGATGTTAAAAGCCTATAG
- a CDS encoding type III restriction-modification system endonuclease — protein MKIKFDPNQHHQRRAWESAVGVFEGQELDKALFSMPSLSKNEFETHLTQQSDIGFGNRLRLLPEEILENIQNIQLRNGLKQTKELKSFDFTIEMETGTGKTYVYLRSIFEMNKRYGFSKFIIVVPSIAIKEGVFKTLEMARAHFKEQYDNIPFDYFVYDSSRLEKVRSFASNDYIQIMVINIDAFRKSFTDPSKETSANIIHRWNDKMQGVPIDFIKSTHPIVIIDEPQSVDTTAKSGEAIKALNPLCTFRYSATHIDKHNMLYKLDSIDAYEKKLVKQIEVASIQVKDGHNKAYIKLLAVDNKKGHRAKIELDIQQKNTIKRTEKWVKQGDDLLRISGGRSLYDGYVINDIYCEESNEYIDFTSKPDIIRLHHAIGDVNEDEYKRLQIRKTIEEHLDKELKLTPMGIKVLSLFFIDKVANYRDYTALEQKGKYALIFEEEYAKAIKKPKYHSLFSEMDTDSLASQVHNGYFSGDKNGVKDTNGFTKADEDTYSLIMKDKEKLLSFSSKLKFIFSHSALKEGWDNPNVFQICTLNETKSTIKKRQEIGRGLRIAVNQNGERVHGFEVNTLTVMANESYETFVDDLQKEIEKEEGICFGIIEEHAFANIVIEKNTGEQVFLGAKASEILWNNFLAKQYIDQHGKVTDKLKKALKEDSLTLPQQFEAQKEAITATLKKVAGGLNIKNNEDKRTVYLNKAIFESSEFKELWDRIKYKTIYNVEFNPNKLIEKCATSIQNNLIVSKTKFNYTRAKTEISKAGVNITESKESTHIYDVRDYQIPDILSYLQNETNLKRCSILDILLKSGRLNDFKNNPQKFIDEVTRLIKREMQRFIIDGIKYYKIGDQHFYAQELFESEELIGYLNKNMIASDKSAYDHIIYDSDIESDLAQSFEKNEEIKVYAKLPKWFKIDTPLGSYTPDWAVLFEQDGQEKLYFVVESKGSIFEDMLRELEKAKIHCGREHFKALGVNTQYIVSDNYDTFINQATQKNTVTT, from the coding sequence ATGAAAATTAAATTTGACCCCAATCAACACCATCAACGTCGTGCATGGGAATCTGCTGTAGGAGTTTTTGAGGGTCAAGAACTTGATAAAGCACTGTTCTCTATGCCTTCATTAAGCAAAAATGAATTTGAAACTCACTTAACACAGCAAAGTGATATAGGCTTTGGCAACCGCTTACGTCTTTTGCCTGAAGAAATATTAGAAAACATCCAAAATATTCAACTCCGTAATGGTTTAAAGCAAACCAAAGAGTTAAAAAGCTTTGATTTTACCATTGAAATGGAAACAGGTACGGGCAAAACCTACGTATATCTACGATCTATTTTTGAAATGAATAAACGTTATGGTTTTTCGAAATTTATTATTGTGGTTCCTAGCATCGCGATTAAGGAAGGCGTTTTTAAAACTCTAGAAATGGCAAGAGCACATTTTAAAGAGCAATATGATAATATCCCCTTTGACTATTTTGTTTATGACTCCAGCCGATTGGAGAAAGTCCGTAGTTTTGCGAGCAATGATTATATCCAAATTATGGTGATCAATATTGATGCTTTCCGCAAAAGCTTTACGGATCCATCAAAAGAGACCAGCGCAAATATTATCCACCGCTGGAATGATAAAATGCAAGGCGTACCGATTGACTTCATAAAATCTACTCACCCCATTGTGATTATTGATGAACCGCAAAGTGTGGACACGACCGCCAAATCAGGAGAAGCCATCAAAGCTCTTAATCCACTTTGCACCTTCAGATACTCTGCGACACATATTGATAAACATAACATGCTCTATAAGCTAGATTCCATTGATGCCTATGAGAAAAAATTAGTAAAACAGATTGAGGTTGCTTCTATTCAAGTCAAAGATGGGCATAATAAAGCGTATATTAAGCTATTGGCTGTTGATAATAAGAAAGGTCACCGCGCCAAGATCGAACTAGATATTCAGCAAAAAAACACGATTAAACGTACTGAAAAGTGGGTAAAACAAGGAGATGACTTGCTTCGTATATCTGGCGGTCGCTCTCTTTATGATGGCTATGTTATCAATGATATTTATTGCGAAGAAAGCAATGAATATATCGACTTCACCAGTAAGCCAGATATTATTCGCCTGCACCATGCGATTGGTGATGTGAATGAGGATGAGTACAAAAGACTACAAATCCGCAAAACGATTGAAGAGCATTTAGATAAAGAGCTAAAGCTCACACCAATGGGAATTAAGGTCCTTAGTCTTTTTTTCATTGATAAAGTAGCGAATTACCGAGACTACACTGCTTTGGAGCAAAAAGGCAAATACGCTCTCATTTTTGAAGAAGAATATGCAAAGGCAATTAAAAAGCCGAAATACCATAGCCTTTTTTCTGAAATGGACACGGATAGTCTAGCCTCACAGGTTCACAATGGTTATTTTTCTGGTGATAAGAATGGTGTTAAAGATACCAACGGTTTTACAAAAGCTGATGAAGATACCTATAGCCTTATTATGAAAGATAAGGAAAAACTTCTTAGTTTTTCTTCTAAGTTAAAGTTTATTTTTTCTCATTCCGCTCTCAAAGAAGGATGGGATAATCCCAATGTCTTCCAGATCTGTACACTTAATGAAACAAAATCTACCATAAAAAAACGCCAAGAAATTGGACGCGGGCTTCGTATTGCTGTGAATCAGAATGGGGAACGGGTCCACGGTTTTGAGGTTAATACACTAACGGTTATGGCTAACGAGTCCTACGAAACTTTTGTCGACGATCTGCAAAAGGAAATAGAAAAAGAAGAGGGTATATGTTTTGGTATTATTGAAGAACATGCCTTTGCCAATATCGTCATTGAGAAAAACACCGGAGAGCAAGTGTTTCTTGGTGCAAAAGCCTCAGAGATTCTTTGGAATAATTTCTTGGCAAAACAATATATTGACCAACACGGCAAAGTAACAGACAAACTAAAAAAAGCTCTGAAAGAAGATAGCCTTACACTTCCTCAACAATTTGAAGCGCAAAAAGAAGCGATTACAGCCACTCTTAAAAAGGTTGCTGGCGGATTAAATATTAAAAACAATGAAGATAAACGCACAGTATACTTAAACAAAGCTATTTTTGAAAGTTCTGAATTTAAAGAATTATGGGATCGTATTAAATATAAAACTATCTATAATGTGGAATTTAATCCAAATAAGCTTATTGAAAAGTGTGCCACGAGCATTCAAAATAACCTCATCGTCAGCAAAACAAAGTTCAATTATACTCGAGCAAAGACTGAAATCAGTAAAGCCGGTGTGAACATCACTGAAAGTAAAGAAAGCACTCATATATATGATGTGCGTGATTATCAAATTCCAGATATTTTAAGTTACCTCCAGAATGAAACGAATCTTAAGAGATGCTCCATTCTTGATATCTTACTCAAGAGTGGGCGCTTGAATGACTTCAAAAACAATCCCCAAAAATTCATTGACGAAGTAACAAGGCTTATCAAGCGTGAGATGCAGCGTTTTATAATTGATGGTATCAAATACTACAAAATTGGTGATCAACATTTTTATGCACAAGAGCTTTTTGAAAGTGAAGAGTTGATTGGATATTTGAATAAAAATATGATTGCATCCGATAAATCGGCCTATGATCATATTATTTATGATTCAGATATTGAATCTGATCTTGCACAATCATTTGAAAAAAATGAAGAGATAAAAGTTTATGCCAAACTGCCTAAGTGGTTTAAAATTGATACCCCCCTTGGATCATATACCCCTGATTGGGCTGTTTTATTCGAGCAAGACGGACAAGAAAAACTGTATTTTGTTGTGGAAAGTAAAGGGAGTATTTTTGAAGACATGTTGCGTGAGCTAGAAAAAGCAAAAATCCATTGCGGTCGCGAACATTTTAAAGCTTTAGGAGTAAATACCCAATATATTGTTTCGGATAATTATGATACTTTTATCAATCAAGCAACGCAAAAAAATACAGTAACAACTTGA
- a CDS encoding Fur family transcriptional regulator produces MSSKLTRNQILVLNTLKNAKGPLSAYAILDQLREEGFRAPLQVYRALEKLVQLKCIHRLESVNAFMVCLHPEKCQHELTTFIICENCGTVNEIQNQMIVSSLKQMVQAIDFQAHKSTLEVRGLCKKCATK; encoded by the coding sequence ATGTCATCGAAACTAACGCGTAACCAAATATTGGTTTTGAACACTTTAAAGAATGCAAAAGGGCCTTTAAGTGCTTATGCGATTCTTGACCAATTACGCGAAGAAGGTTTTCGCGCACCTCTCCAAGTTTATCGTGCATTAGAAAAACTCGTACAATTAAAGTGTATTCATCGCCTTGAAAGTGTAAATGCCTTTATGGTCTGTTTACATCCTGAGAAATGTCAACATGAACTTACAACTTTTATAATTTGCGAAAACTGTGGCACAGTCAATGAAATACAAAATCAAATGATTGTATCGAGTTTAAAACAAATGGTTCAAGCGATTGACTTCCAAGCACACAAAAGCACCCTAGAAGTACGAGGACTTTGTAAAAAATGCGCAACAAAGTAA
- a CDS encoding HlyD family secretion protein produces the protein MSISETIFSTKNLDKTKQKKIIKALFIVFALFVLWFGYKWITHWRYMLSTEDAYVQGDIAAIAPKLNGYIEKIAIKANQIVKKDDILFYLDNGDYQIALDQTEARLNTQKKTLLRIDAQITAAHSSLDDAKAQKAAASAIATNAQLTLKRVTELKENRYAPQSDVDDAKSAYEQAIANVNRADAQIAAARANIQVLEAQRSETESQTKSLELSREKAQRDLNSTIIRAPFDGIIGNLTAKTGDFVVNGQRLAALVPIHALYIEANYKETQLQNIHAGQKAYISVDAFEKEVFTGTVLSISPATGAVFSLLPPQNATGNFTKIVQRIPVRISIPEEILKTGHIRAGMSVSVEVDTRTKPQDKSLL, from the coding sequence ATGTCCATATCTGAGACAATTTTTTCAACAAAAAACCTCGATAAAACAAAACAAAAAAAAATAATCAAGGCTCTTTTTATCGTCTTTGCACTTTTTGTACTTTGGTTTGGCTATAAGTGGATAACGCATTGGCGTTATATGCTTTCTACTGAAGATGCCTATGTGCAAGGAGATATCGCAGCTATTGCTCCGAAATTAAACGGATATATTGAAAAAATTGCGATTAAAGCCAACCAAATCGTAAAAAAGGACGATATTTTATTTTACTTAGACAATGGTGATTATCAAATCGCCTTGGATCAAACAGAAGCGCGTCTTAACACACAGAAAAAAACACTTCTACGCATTGATGCACAAATCACAGCTGCTCACAGTAGCTTAGATGATGCAAAAGCGCAAAAAGCAGCCGCTTCAGCCATCGCAACCAATGCACAACTCACCTTAAAACGTGTAACAGAACTTAAAGAGAATCGTTATGCTCCCCAATCTGATGTTGATGATGCCAAATCAGCTTATGAACAAGCTATCGCAAATGTTAACCGTGCGGACGCACAAATCGCCGCAGCACGCGCCAATATCCAAGTGCTCGAAGCACAACGAAGTGAAACAGAAAGCCAAACAAAGAGTTTAGAACTTTCTCGTGAAAAAGCACAACGTGATCTTAATTCAACCATTATACGTGCACCATTTGATGGAATTATAGGAAATTTAACAGCAAAAACGGGAGATTTTGTTGTAAATGGCCAACGCCTTGCAGCATTAGTCCCCATCCATGCACTTTATATCGAAGCAAACTATAAAGAAACACAGTTGCAAAATATTCATGCGGGACAAAAGGCTTATATTTCTGTTGATGCCTTCGAAAAGGAGGTCTTTACAGGAACAGTGCTTTCTATTTCACCCGCAACGGGTGCTGTTTTTTCTCTTCTTCCTCCACAAAACGCGACGGGTAACTTTACAAAGATTGTCCAACGTATTCCGGTACGTATTTCTATTCCAGAGGAAATCTTAAAGACCGGACATATTCGAGCAGGAATGAGTGTTTCAGTAGAAGTTGATACACGGACAAAACCACAAGATAAAAGCCTCTTATAA